TAAAAATGTTTCCACATTGTTTACTATGGTAGGTTTATCATAAAAACCTGTATCCACAGGATAGGGCGGCCTGTTTCTAGGCTCCCCCCTCATCCCTTCCAATGACTCGATAAGAGCTGTTTCCTCCCCGCATATATAAGCTCCTGCCCCCATCCTTATTTCAATCTCAAAATCAAATCCATCTACTCCCAAAATGTCCTTTCCCAGTAATCCGGCTTTTTTTCTATTTTTTAAGATTTTTTCAATAATTTCTTTTAAATAAAAATATTCTCCCCTGAGATAGATAAAACCCTTACTAGCTTTTATTATATAAGAGGCTATAGTCATCCCTTCTATAACTTTATTACAGTGTTTGTGCAGGATATACCTGTCTTTAAATGTTCCCGGTTCTCCTTCATCTGCATTACAGACTACATATTTAGGAGTTTTCTCCTGCTTATAGGCCAATTTCCATTTTAAAGAAGTAGGAAATCCTGCTCCTCCCCGCCCCCTGAGATTAGCCTTCTCTATATCCGAAAGAAGGTCCTCAGATTGCCTTCCTATTACCTTTTTAATTACCTCCCCATCCTCAAATTCACCCTTGAGCAGGGGTCCCTCTATTTGAACATTTGAAATTATTGTATCTTCAAATTTTTCATCTAAATTATTATTTTTACAGGCATTTATTATTATTGGAATATCTGCAGGTTTCACCCTTGAGATTAATTTTTTATCTACCATCAAAACTGGTCCTCTGTCACACATTCCCAAACAATTACAATACTCCAGTGAAAATAATCCATCCTGTGTAGTCTCACCAAATTTTATTCCTAACTCATTTATTAGTTGTTTTTCCAACCTTTTCTTTCCCTTTAAATCACATGAAATTGTTTGGCACAAACGAATCACATGTTTTCCCCTTTTTTTATTTAAAAAACTATAGAAAGAATAAACTTCCTCTATTTCTGTTGGATGGATTTCCAAACTATGAGCCAGCTCCTCCATCAGATCTTCTCCTACCTCTCCATATTCATCCTGTAATTCATTCAATATAGGAAGTATTGAAGATTTTTCTAAAGAATATTTTTTTATCAATTCTTTCAATGATCTTTTCATTGCTTCTTTTTTTAATTTTTCCATATATCCTCCTTGTTATATTTCTCCATGGGTCCATTTTTTTTATAGTGTCTTAAAGAACAAAGAAATTTATCTGCAAACTCCTCCATCCTTTCCATGTGCCCCCCTTTCCAATAAATTTTTTTACACATAGTACACCTTAAAAATTCATTGTAATATTTTCTTGTAAGGGGCTCAAGTTCTTCCATTATTTCTCCCTTGCTTACCCTTTCCAATATGCCATTACAGCTGATACACCTTAAAAATGGTTTAATCTCCGGCAAAAGATGAAAGTTTAAGAATATCTCCCTTAACTGCTCCTTGGAGTCATTTGATTTAATTAAATAACCATACCTTACTACTCTTCTTTTTAGTATCCCCCTATCCCTTGTGAGAATCACCCTTCCTTCTTTCAGTGCTGTTTCCACAATTTCTTTATCGGAATAATAATTTTGATACAGGGTGTCTATACCAAAAATCCTCAAGTACTTAGCAAGCCTTCCAAGATGCACATCTAGAATAAATTTTTTAGGGTAGTTTATCAAATTTTGAAATTTTGGTTCCTCCACATGATTAAATGCGGGATATACTTCAATCTCCTGACCATCTTTTAATATAAATGAAAATTCCTCCTTCTTACCATCTATGATTATCATCCCCACCTCTGTATGGGGTATCCCCTGTGCCTCGATGAGATCTTTTACACTCTGCCTTAACTTTAACTCCAAAGATAATTTTTTACCCCTTTTATCTTTTTTAAGCAGCTTATTTAAAGAATCATAAAATTTAATATTTATCCGATCCATAGATCCTCCTTTAGCAGGTTAAATGAAAGGCTCCCACCTTTTTTTTCGAATCAATTTTATTAAATATCTCCACTGCCCTGCTGCTTTTTTCAATATAATACTTTATTCCGGCTGCTTCAAGCTCTTTTTTAACCTCATCTGCCACATCCATACAACCTGAATATCCCGTTCCTATAACCAAAACCTCTGGCTGATAATCTAAAACTTCACCTAAATCCCTCACTTGCAGGTAGTGTCCCTGAACCCTCCACCAACTCGACACAATCTTTTCTGGAAAAATTATGAGATCTGAGTCAAAACCAATACCGTCCACCTTCATCCTTCCAAAGGAATAACTTTCAATTATCATGGCACCCACCCTTAAAACTTTTTTTATTTATTTTTATTTATTCTAAAAACCCTCCCTGATTCCTTCAATAAAGAAAAATTGTTAATTTTATATAAAAAAAAACGGAGGGGAATCCTCCATTTTTATCTATGATCTTGTCCGAATATTGTTTTTATTTTTGTTCATATACATATAGTAGATTAGTATGCTCTTCATGTCCGTTGTAATTTTTTCCATTTCGTCCAACTTTACCCACTTAGTTGTAAGATCCTCCGTTTCATCTAACTCTAAATCCAATGGTTTTGTCTCATTGCTTTTTAATTTAACCATATAAATATATAATTGTTCAGTAGTATATCCCGGTGATGATGCCAGAGCTTCCCTGGATTCGTATATTATTTCTACATCATCCATTGTATATCCTGTTTCTTCCCTTAACTCTCTTTCTAAAGTTGATTTAGCGGTTTCTCCTTCTTCTATTATTCCTGCCGGTATCTCCAATAGATGCGAGTTGGTTCCAGGCCTGTATTGATCTACCAGGAGAGTTTTTTCCTCCTTTTCATCTAATACCAATACACCTATGGCATTGGGTTTATTTATATACTCCATTTTCAATTCCCTGGTAGGATGATCTTTTAGTTCTATTTTTAAAAACTTTAAATCCGATAATTTCATAAAATTTTCTCCTTGTATTTTGATATTTATATTGCCCAGTTTCCATTTCTGAATATTGGTGTCAGAGCTCCATTCTCATCGATTCCATCAATGGATAGATCCTCTGAACCTACCATGAAATCCACATGTACCAGACTATCGTTTACACCATTTTTCTCCAATTCCTCCAATGTCATCTCTGTTCCCCCCTCTATACAGCTTCTATAAGCCGTTCCAAATGCAAAGTGACATGAGGCATTCTCATCAAATAATGTGTTATAAAAAATAGTGTTGGTATTGGATATAGGTGAATCTACAGGAACCAGTGCTATCTCCCCTAGATATTTAGCCCCTTCATCTGTTTCCAATAAGTTTTTCAAAATTTCATAACCTGTTTCAGCTGTAAATTCTACTATTTTCCCATCTTTAAATGTCAATTTAAAGTTATCTATTAGGTTGCCGCCGTAGTTTAATGGCATTGTACTGGACAAAACTCCATTGACCCCGTCTTTTTTCGGCATAGAAAATACTTCCTCTGTAGGTATATTCGGGCTGAATTCCACACCACCTTTAGTTATAGAAGCACCTGCTTTCCATATTTGTTTAGGAGACATTTCCACATATAGATCTGTGCCTTTTGATTTATAGTGTAAAGTTTTAAATTTCTTAAGATTTAATATCTCGACCTTATTCTTTAAATTTATATCATGATTTTTCCAATCTTCTACAGATTTGCCCTCTTCTACCCTTGCTACAGAAAATATACTCTTCCACAGTTTATCTACAGCTTCATCTTTGTTCAAATCAGGATATACTTTTTTTGCCCAATTTTCAGACGGCACTGCCAAAACACACCAAGCATTCTCATCACTCATCACTTTTTCTCTATACTTTTTTAGTGCAATGGAATTTGACTTAGCTGCTG
This is a stretch of genomic DNA from Psychrilyobacter piezotolerans. It encodes these proteins:
- a CDS encoding NAD(P)H-dependent oxidoreductase subunit E, which produces MEKLKKEAMKRSLKELIKKYSLEKSSILPILNELQDEYGEVGEDLMEELAHSLEIHPTEIEEVYSFYSFLNKKRGKHVIRLCQTISCDLKGKKRLEKQLINELGIKFGETTQDGLFSLEYCNCLGMCDRGPVLMVDKKLISRVKPADIPIIINACKNNNLDEKFEDTIISNVQIEGPLLKGEFEDGEVIKKVIGRQSEDLLSDIEKANLRGRGGAGFPTSLKWKLAYKQEKTPKYVVCNADEGEPGTFKDRYILHKHCNKVIEGMTIASYIIKASKGFIYLRGEYFYLKEIIEKILKNRKKAGLLGKDILGVDGFDFEIEIRMGAGAYICGEETALIESLEGMRGEPRNRPPYPVDTGFYDKPTIVNNVETFLDINLIFKNGVEFFKTYGTSKSTGTKFFSISGDCQAEGIYELPFGITIEKLIEKVGAENIKAVQIGGAAGRCVKAGDFKNRIAFEAVPTGGSIILFNEDRDMLEVAQNFMDFFVDESCGQCTPCREGNRKLSNGLKLLKEGRCPITYLEELMDLAETIKISSKCGLGQSSPNAFISIIENFKDEILGRLPRGGSDE
- a CDS encoding Mut7-C RNAse domain-containing protein; the encoded protein is MDRINIKFYDSLNKLLKKDKRGKKLSLELKLRQSVKDLIEAQGIPHTEVGMIIIDGKKEEFSFILKDGQEIEVYPAFNHVEEPKFQNLINYPKKFILDVHLGRLAKYLRIFGIDTLYQNYYSDKEIVETALKEGRVILTRDRGILKRRVVRYGYLIKSNDSKEQLREIFLNFHLLPEIKPFLRCISCNGILERVSKGEIMEELEPLTRKYYNEFLRCTMCKKIYWKGGHMERMEEFADKFLCSLRHYKKNGPMEKYNKEDIWKN
- a CDS encoding Mth938-like domain-containing protein, producing MIIESYSFGRMKVDGIGFDSDLIIFPEKIVSSWWRVQGHYLQVRDLGEVLDYQPEVLVIGTGYSGCMDVADEVKKELEAAGIKYYIEKSSRAVEIFNKIDSKKKVGAFHLTC
- a CDS encoding NUDIX hydrolase codes for the protein MKLSDLKFLKIELKDHPTRELKMEYINKPNAIGVLVLDEKEEKTLLVDQYRPGTNSHLLEIPAGIIEEGETAKSTLERELREETGYTMDDVEIIYESREALASSPGYTTEQLYIYMVKLKSNETKPLDLELDETEDLTTKWVKLDEMEKITTDMKSILIYYMYMNKNKNNIRTRS
- a CDS encoding aminopeptidase codes for the protein MRKKLEEYAELALKIGVNIQEGQKLFINTPIHAVEFTRIIAKKAYEMGVKDVIYSWNDDILSYTRFKNVSMETLEDFPEWTIKQMEDLAEEGAAFLHIISPDPELLKDVDPKKVAAAAKSNSIALKKYREKVMSDENAWCVLAVPSENWAKKVYPDLNKDEAVDKLWKSIFSVARVEEGKSVEDWKNHDINLKNKVEILNLKKFKTLHYKSKGTDLYVEMSPKQIWKAGASITKGGVEFSPNIPTEEVFSMPKKDGVNGVLSSTMPLNYGGNLIDNFKLTFKDGKIVEFTAETGYEILKNLLETDEGAKYLGEIALVPVDSPISNTNTIFYNTLFDENASCHFAFGTAYRSCIEGGTEMTLEELEKNGVNDSLVHVDFMVGSEDLSIDGIDENGALTPIFRNGNWAI